ATCACCACGCCGCCGGGCAATGCATCCGGTGGGGGAAGTAAGCAGCAGTCTCATCACCAGACGAACCACCACACCTCGGGCAGGACTCATCCCGGGCACCCGGGCAATCCGCAGGATgtcagcagcggcggcagccaCAGCAAACATCTGCGCATCAGCAGCACTTCCAACGGCAAGCACGGCAAATACTCAAGTATGCAGCAGCACCTGCCGCAGGATGAGGATGCGGTGGATGCGGCTGCCacgatgcagcagcagcacgccggccacgcccactcgcgCCACCTGCACCACCACAAGGAGGAGCGCATCCGACTGGAGGTGAGTCAGCAATGCCATTACCCAAATAGCGCCACTGCTCCCTACGAGCAGGCACTTTATGAATTATTCCATGGACACAATCAAATTCCATCTTCCGAGCCCATAAACACTGCGCTTAATAGTCCATTctgatttcaatttccatttcaatttcctCTTCCATTCATTAATTAGTGAATTTATGGGGTTGATTTGTCTTGTTTTCAACGTTTcataacacaaatatttatgaagcCATTAATTGCCGCTCACTTTGAGAGGGTTGTACGCAATTACgtagaaatttgcatttacgCAAGTTGATATTAATCAGAGTTCGCCTTACTTCAAGGTGGCCAAAATTAAATGTAGCATTTTGAGCAGATTCAATCTCAATAGTCAATTTAGTTTCAGATAACTACCCTCCAAGTACTTTCCATTTAGAGCAGTGCTAACAATTGCAAATGCCATAATTAAGCcttgattattattatcatcTAAATTTAAATGGACCTTTTGATAGATTTACTAGAGTATACTCGTAGCTGGTTTGCGCTGTGCTTTTCAATTAGCTAAACAATTGCATTGCTTATAAATACACGATGATAAATTAAATGATGTTTGCTTTTCCATTTGCGGGATTTTTCTGACCCCCAGCCAGGTGTTTGGTGTTGGGCCAAGTTTAATCAACTCGCCGGGTGTTATTACCACGATTCCGCCCATAATTCATGGCCCACAGGGCACATCGCACATCGGACATAAACTCAACATTTCAAtgtgcttttaattaaaatttcaatggCTGTTCGCTCACCGCGATGGCCCCAGATTCGGCTTCAGCATCATTTGTTGTTCCAACATCCGCCCACGAAAATGCAGTAAAATCGAgaaaaagagggaaaaaatatttcattaacaCAAGGGCGCCGGCAGTTTTCCATTACCACCCACTGCGGATGGTGGTTTTCTGTTTCGGACGCCGCTGCCACTTGTGCCAGTTTCgccaaaaaatatcaaaacattaaaattcaataaaacccattaaaagcaaaacaacaaacacgAAAAGCACTCAGGGGCAATTAAAAATCTACGAgccgagcagcagcaaaggaaattatatttatttatttgcgaCTCTGAAGGGGCAGCCAAGTGGGGAGTGGAGGTTCTGCCTCCTGGCTGTGGATGCTCGGATCTGCCACTTTATCAGAGAAAATGGGGATTGTTTTGTGCCCCCTGTGAGGACGACGATGCTGCTCCTTCTGCAGcggcaaattaaatatttagtcAAATTATGGCCACAATTTTCGACTGGTTTTAGTGGTCTTGAACAGCTCGCTATTGTTGTTCCCAGTGgcttcagtttcattttcggCTCCCCTTTGCAATGTGGCCCCAGCATCCCCAACATGTTGCATCTGCAAAAAGTGTTGCCTACTATCGGGTGGGGCTGTAAATTTGCAGTGCGATTTTTATGCTCGAAAGTTTATTAGCAgcgttttttgtttatttttagttagTTTGCCTTTGCGTCAGGCTTATGGAGCAAAAGTTTTAACACATCTGCGGGTAGAGGAATTTGAGTCTTTGAGTTTGTAgaacattttaaatggaataGTATTTATTTGTCTGAAGTGTTAGAGAGACGATTAAAATTGCTGGCATGGTAATTTATAAGCAGTAACACATTAAAAACCGTCAGTAGAGCTACagtttataaaaatggcaGTTTGAGTTGTTCACAGTAGTTCAAATTGTTTATCTTTAAATATCAACAAGctaaaagtttttctttcatgCTACATTTCTATGATCCACTTAAATGTTCAACTACAATATAAAACTAAACCAATGAGATAATTGAAAATCAGTTTTAATCTGCTTATGTGAGCTTAAAggtgttttgtttgttaaaaaaatatatttgaatattgAAGAATCTTTAATTAAGGCAATGTTAGGCGACTCTTGTACACCCTTGGGATAATGAAATTACCATAGAATCTTGATTTGCACGCTCttgatttaaatcaaattcAGTCCGAGACAATCCATCACTCATCCCGCCAATGTATTTTGTATTCCAAAACAGGAATTCACCTGCGACGTGTCCGTGGAGGGCGGCAAGTCATCGCAGCCGCTGCAGTTCTCGTTCACGTTCTACGACCTGGACGGGCACCACGGCAAGATAACAAAGGACGACATTGTGGGCATTGTGTACACCATATACGAGTCCATTGGCAAGTCGGTGGTGGTGCCCCACTGCGGCAGCAAGACAATCAACGTGCGCCTCACCGTCAGTCCCGAGGGCAAATCGAAATCGCAGCCGGTGGTGCCCGTTCCGGTGGCAGCCGGattcagcagcagccacgCCAGCAAACTGAAGAAGTTGCCCACGGGTCTGGCGGCCATGTCGAAACCCCCGGCTGGAGGAGGAGTGGGATCCGGCGGAGCGACGGTGCTAACGACATCCGCCGGCAACCGCCGCCAGCATCGCTATCGACCACGCAAACTGATTAAGTCCGATGACGAGGACGATGACAGCAACAGCGAAAAGGAGAAGGACgcccacactcacacccacagccacacacCCGCCGCCGACCAGCCCAGCGGAAGTGGAACAAAGGGGACTGGGAAGAGCCATCACCACCAGGCGCAGTCCGCCAGGTACCACCAGAAGAACAATTCCCGGGCGGAGCAGTGCTGCACGGAACAGAATACGCCCGACAATGGCCACAATACCTACGAGAATATGCTGAATCTCAAGTGCTGCAAGCCGGAGGTGGACCAGGTGGACTGCCCTTCGcaccgccagcaccaccagagCCACCAGAACCACCAGAACCACCAGATGCGCCAGCAGGACATCTACATGAAGCAGGCCACCCAGCGGGTCAAAATGTTGCGAAGGGCGCGCAAACAAAAGGTAGGCACAAGGTAACAAACGAAATCGTGGCAAAAACAAATCTGTTGCTCATCCCAACTAAAACTGCTGCTAGCCTAACTCAAGCGAAATTATGCATGAATGTTtttactaaaaaaaataataatatgtacTTTGCATCCATGACTACTGAAGTTAAAATTGCTCTTAAAATAAATGATGAAGATAAGTATAGATTTACACCACAAAGTCACATGCCCtgttacaatttatttttcatggTGCTGATTGAATtgtatattacattttttgaaaaGATACTTTCGAACCAGTTGAAATTTAGCATATTTAGTAGAAATAGGAAAACGATAGGTACCTTGTGTAATCCCAGCTTGTGTGGCAGCAGATGCAAAACTGAACCCGCTCCCTTCAAAATGtcgtattttgtttttgttacaCTTTTGTTGCTTACCAAATGGGTTGAACATACATTATGTTTgcattattataatttaattcaatttaatttcctttatttttggttAACTCATCGCCATCAATCAAACACCAACCACAGTACCAGGACCACTGCCTCGAAACGCGACAGCGCAGTCTCTCAGTGGGCAACGATTCCGCCTGGCAGAATCGCCATCTGCAGCTACAGCAGCCGCCGGTGGCTCATCCCCAGCCTCAGCCGCTGAACCACAAGAGCGCGTCGGGGTCACCACCTCTgggggtgggtggtggtggcgaCATGATGCTCGATGGGGTGCAGCTGCGCCAGCCACGACCCCAGTCCCTCACccctcagcagcagcagcagcatcagcagcagcgcaaATCGGCCGAGTGCTGGAAATCGGCGCTGAATCGCAACGATTTAATTAGCATCATCAGGGAGAGCATGGAGAAGAACCGCCTGTGTTTTCAGCTGAATGGGTAAGCCAATCCGAGATGAATCCACCCCCAGTCCACAATGATGAGGATAGATAGTCAACAGTGCTAATGGCAGAGGTTTGACATTTTCCAAAAGCAATTGCACACGGCAAATCATCAAGTTTGAAAATGCGTCGATAGTTGACATTTTGAACTAATATTGGATGACAAACTTTAAACGTATGAACTGAATGTGCTTTGAAACGATATAGGATAACAAACTAAATACTTTGGTATTTTCATAATATTAGAATATCTAAAcacaaacattttaaactGAATGCTGCAGTATCATGTTCAAATATTTCGTAGTTAGTTAGCTAAACACTCGATGACTACTTGATCATATGctctttaattaatttacacTTTAATTGATACCTATTTATTTGCCATGAAATGAGCTTCATGGAAATgatataaaaaatttatagaGTGCAAATTTGTTGTGCCCAAGttgtttttattcatttgttttccttaTGATTTCAACTTTTTTGCGATCCCTAACTTCCTTCCTAACCGTTCCCaaccaaacaaattaaaaagaaatccTTTAATGATGACTAATTGGAGGCCTCTCTCTTTCAATTTTCCAGAAAACCCCAAGCCAATGTGAGTCCCATACGGCAACCggcagcacaacaacaaccacaacaacagcaacgccAACGCTGCAATACGGGCTCGAAAATACCCACGTTAATTACCAACCACAGTCCGGTCGCCCAGCAGTCGCCGCTCAGCTGCAGTCCACCCACGGCGGATCCCACCACCCCCAGCATTCCAGCGCCTCCGCCAGCCATCGAGGTCAAcgctcagcagcagcaccccACTCAACCCAGCCATCCCAACCATCCCAgccaccacaaccaccacgAGCATCCCCAACCGCACATACCTATCTACCATCAGCAGCTGGCCATTAATCCGGCCGTCCTGGCCGCCCAGCAGACGCACAACACGGCCCACAACAAGCTGAATCTGTGTGGCTACGACTCCTTCCTGCACGCCACTATCTGTGGGGGCGGGGCGGCCGCCCACTCGCCCCCGGCCACGCCCAGTAATGTGGCGACCGTTCAGCCGATACCCAAGAAGAGCCAGAAGAACCTGCTGCAAGGATACCAGCGGttggagcaacagcagcgtAGCAGCAAGGACTACAAGAGCTACGGTAACCTCATCTATGCCAAGCTGAgtgagcaactgcagcagaaGGATCGGGAGCAGAGGCGACAGCGgcacaagcagcagcaacaccagaTCCTGCAGGATCAGCCCAAGGATGCGAAACGGTCGGATCAACGACCTCCGACTTCGAACTCCAGTTCCGCAGGCTCCAAGATCTACGGCGACGCCGTCGAGTGCGCCCATCTGCTGGccagcgaggaggaggaccTGGCCCCCAGTCCGCAGCTCACCAGTACGCCCAGCAAAGTGGTCAGCACGGATACCCTCATCGATCTGAACGACGATGTGGGCGAGGCTGTGGCCGAGGCAGTTACGGTAGGAGGCAAGCAGTCGCTGGAGGCCGAGGAGTCCGGCCAGCAGGTGGAGGTGGAACTGGACACCAGTGCCTCCAGCTCCATGATCCACCGCTATGTGCACGAGCACAtccaccaccactaccaccacttcaaggagcagcaggatgTCTAGGCTAATCGGGGAACCACACTATAACTATTTGAATGTTGCTTATGTGCAGTCTATTGATTAATGTAGCGCGAATTGTAATTAAAAGTAAGCATTCATCAACTACAACAAGAAAATATTCAGAAAACGATATTAGGGCCAAAAACAGTGGGGTTGGATGAGTGAGATTGGGAGGGTTAACCAAGCACAAATTGATAAAGATTGCTGACAAAAACCCATTTTATGAATACTAGATACTAAATGAAAgaactttttattattttttgatttgCTCCTAACTTTTGTCAAACCAATATGTAAACTaggataaataataaaaatgacaAAGTGAA
This portion of the Drosophila santomea strain STO CAGO 1482 chromosome 3L, Prin_Dsan_1.1, whole genome shotgun sequence genome encodes:
- the LOC120449439 gene encoding protein naked cuticle isoform X1 — encoded protein: MAGNIVKWWKHKILGGYKQFSVQECTTDSEELMYHQVRASSSCSAPPDLLLVSERDNNIQLRSPVVNIITTPPGNASGGGSKQQSHHQTNHHTSGRTHPGHPGNPQDVSSGGSHSKHLRISSTSNGKHGKYSSMQQHLPQDEDAVDAAATMQQQHAGHAHSRHLHHHKEERIRLEEFTCDVSVEGGKSSQPLQFSFTFYDLDGHHGKITKDDIVGIVYTIYESIGKSVVVPHCGSKTINVRLTVSPEGKSKSQPVVPVPVAAGFSSSHASKLKKLPTGLAAMSKPPAGGGVGSGGATVLTTSAGNRRQHRYRPRKLIKSDDEDDDSNSEKEKDAHTHTHSHTPAADQPSGSGTKGTGKSHHHQAQSARYHQKNNSRAEQCCTEQNTPDNGHNTYENMLNLKCCKPEVDQVDCPSHRQHHQSHQNHQNHQMRQQDIYMKQATQRVKMLRRARKQKYQDHCLETRQRSLSVGNDSAWQNRHLQLQQPPVAHPQPQPLNHKSASGSPPLGVGGGGDMMLDGVQLRQPRPQSLTPQQQQQHQQQRKSAECWKSALNRNDLISIIRESMEKNRLCFQLNGKPQANVSPIRQPAAQQQPQQQQRQRCNTGSKIPTLITNHSPVAQQSPLSCSPPTADPTTPSIPAPPPAIEVNAQQQHPTQPSHPNHPSHHNHHEHPQPHIPIYHQQLAINPAVLAAQQTHNTAHNKLNLCGYDSFLHATICGGGAAAHSPPATPSNVATVQPIPKKSQKNLLQGYQRLEQQQRSSKDYKSYGNLIYAKLSEQLQQKDREQRRQRHKQQQHQILQDQPKDAKRSDQRPPTSNSSSAGSKIYGDAVECAHLLASEEEDLAPSPQLTSTPSKVVSTDTLIDLNDDVGEAVAEAVTVGGKQSLEAEESGQQVEVELDTSASSSMIHRYVHEHIHHHYHHFKEQQDV
- the LOC120449439 gene encoding protein naked cuticle isoform X2, giving the protein MAGNIVKWWKHKILGGYKQFSVQECTTDSEELMYHQVRASSSCSAPPDLLLVSERDNNIQLRSPVVNIITTPPGNASGGGSKQQSHHQTNHHTSGRTHPGHPGNPQDVSSGGSHSKHLRISSTSNGKHGKYSSMQQHLPQDEDAVDAAATMQQQHAGHAHSRHLHHHKEERIRLEEFTCDVSVEGGKSSQPLQFSFTFYDLDGHHGKITKDDIVGIVYTIYESIGKSVVVPHCGSKTINVRLTVSPEGKSKSQPVVPVPVAAGFSSSHASKLKKLPTGLAAMSKPPAGGGVGSGGATVLTTSAGNRRQHRYRPRKLIKSDDEDDDSNSEKEKDAHTHTHSHTPAADQPSGSGTKGTGKSHHHQAQSARYHQKNNSRAEQCCTEQNTPDNGHNTYENMLNLKCCKPEVDQVDCPSHRQHHQSHQNHQNHQMRQQDIYMKQATQRVKMLRRARKQKKTPSQCESHTATGSTTTTTTTATPTLQYGLENTHVNYQPQSGRPAVAAQLQSTHGGSHHPQHSSASASHRGQRSAAAPHSTQPSQPSQPPQPPRASPTAHTYLPSAAGH